The DNA segment ACGTTTGGGCGATTTTGTTGTCGCTAAGCGGTTTCTCCGGGTTTTCGTTGGCGATCATCTTGCGAATCATGGCGCGGATGGCGGTGGAGGAGTGCTCAGCCCCCTCCTTGCCTACGTGGCTAGAGAAGAAGTGTCTGAACTCGAAGACACCTCGCGGCGTGTGCATGTACTTATTGGTGGTGACCCTCGAGATGGTCGACTCGTGCATGTCCAGCGCCTCAGCCACGTCTCGCAACACCATTGGACGCATGGCGAAGTCGCCTTGTTCCAGAAACTTGTGCTGGCGCTCGACGATGCACGTCGCGACGCGCAGCAGCGTGTCATTGCGAATTTCCAACGAGCGTACCAGCCATCGCGCTTCCTGTAACTGGGCCTTCAGCGCCGTGTGGTCGCTGCCGCGGCCCAGCATGCTGGCATAGGTCTGGTTTACTTGGACTTTTGGTAGGGAACCGGGGTTGACCTCGACCACCCAGCGGTCGCCGAGCTTGCGTACATAGACGTCTGGCACGACATAGTCAGAGCGCTCTGGCTGCACCGCAGCGCCGGGGCGCGGCTGCAGGGAGCGGATCAGGGCGACGGCCAGCGCCAGCTCCTCATCGCTGGTGCCGAGCTTGCGCCGCAGGGCGGCGAGCTGCTGATTGCCGAGGGTTTCGAGGTCGTTCTCGACGATACGCAGGGCCACCTCGCGCCCCGGCGTATCCCCGGCGATCGACATGAGCTGAATCGTGAGCGACTCGGCCAGGTCGCGGGCGCCCACCCCCGTCGGGTCCATGCGCTGGATGACGTGGAGCACCACCTCCATTGCCTTGTCATCGATCGGCGCCTCGCCCTCGGGTAGGTCCCGGTCGACGGCGTGGGCGATGACCTCCAGGGACTCGCCGATGTAGCCGTCGTCATCGATGGCGTCGACGATCGCCTCGCCCAGCTTGCGCTCGCGTTCCGTGAGATCTTCCAGGTTCAGCTGCCACAGCAGGTGCTCGGTGAGCGAGCCGCCCTCAGGGTCGGCGAACTCCATCGAGCGGCCATCGTCCTGCCAGTTCTGGCCGCTGCCCTCGCCCGGGGTGCCGGTGAAGGCCGGCTCCAGCCAATTCTCATCGTCCGGTGCCTCGTTCACCACCACCGGCTCGTCGCTGGCTGCGGTGGAGGCCTCCGCTTCCCGCGGCGCCTCGTCGGCCGTGTTGTCAGCACCGTTCTGCGCGCTCTCGCTGGCCGAGGTGGCGTGCTCTTCCACCTGCTCCAGCATGAGGTTGCTCTCCAGCGCTTCCTGCAGTTGCGACTGCAGCTCGGCCACCGGTAGTTGCAACAAGCGAATCGCCTGCTGCAGCTGAGGCGTCATGGTCAGCTGCTGACCGATGCGGAGGGAAATCGAGGGCTTCAGCATGCGGAAACGGTGGAGACCTGCGGTGGCGAACACATGGGAGACGAGCGCGGGGGACGCGCGGCGCTGCCCTTCGGGAGAGGTGTGGCTCTACAAGCGGAACTCGTCGCCGAGGTAAACCTGGCGCACTTCCCGGTTGTCGAGCACCGT comes from the Pseudomonadota bacterium genome and includes:
- a CDS encoding RNA polymerase factor sigma-54 produces the protein MLKPSISLRIGQQLTMTPQLQQAIRLLQLPVAELQSQLQEALESNLMLEQVEEHATSASESAQNGADNTADEAPREAEASTAASDEPVVVNEAPDDENWLEPAFTGTPGEGSGQNWQDDGRSMEFADPEGGSLTEHLLWQLNLEDLTERERKLGEAIVDAIDDDGYIGESLEVIAHAVDRDLPEGEAPIDDKAMEVVLHVIQRMDPTGVGARDLAESLTIQLMSIAGDTPGREVALRIVENDLETLGNQQLAALRRKLGTSDEELALAVALIRSLQPRPGAAVQPERSDYVVPDVYVRKLGDRWVVEVNPGSLPKVQVNQTYASMLGRGSDHTALKAQLQEARWLVRSLEIRNDTLLRVATCIVERQHKFLEQGDFAMRPMVLRDVAEALDMHESTISRVTTNKYMHTPRGVFEFRHFFSSHVGKEGAEHSSTAIRAMIRKMIANENPEKPLSDNKIAQTLVDDGIDVARRTVAKYREAMSIPSSSERKKLHLRQL